A region from the Kineothrix sp. IPX-CK genome encodes:
- the yabQ gene encoding spore cortex biosynthesis protein YabQ — MSQDIINEVYFLLSSILMGIFITFVYDFLLIWRRLFRHRPFFVSLEDFVFWVACAIAVFYMLYEENNGILRWFAVFGAAMGMLIYKKIIGDHFVKIISVCIEKEIYVVRKIFGFIFRPIVWLLKKIKKFSVVLLRKKRKLVKYTKNKLTVCIKMLKITLCKH; from the coding sequence ATGAGTCAGGACATTATAAACGAGGTGTACTTTCTGCTCAGTTCTATTTTAATGGGAATCTTCATTACCTTTGTATACGATTTTCTGCTCATTTGGCGGAGACTTTTTCGGCACAGACCTTTTTTTGTGTCCCTGGAGGACTTTGTATTCTGGGTAGCCTGCGCTATCGCAGTGTTTTATATGCTATATGAAGAGAATAACGGTATACTCAGGTGGTTTGCGGTTTTCGGAGCGGCTATGGGAATGCTCATATATAAAAAAATCATCGGTGATCATTTCGTAAAAATTATATCTGTCTGCATAGAAAAAGAGATATATGTGGTTAGGAAAATATTCGGTTTTATATTTAGACCGATAGTTTGGCTGTTAAAAAAAATAAAGAAATTCAGTGTGGTTTTGCTTAGAAAGAAGCGTAAACTGGTAAAATATACAAAAAATAAGTTGACGGTTTGCATAAAAATGCTTAAAATAACATTATGTAAACATTAA
- the ftsH gene encoding ATP-dependent zinc metalloprotease FtsH, with protein sequence MPDRRTDADRRLILNNKKNLNTYFLVILSLLFLAAWMFRSLNGQETDYTRGEMTKDLEAGSVLEAVIQPNKETPTGIVRVALNSGEEKTLYATDVNEIEKELVSYGLDPEVKDIPRENWFMTSMFPLLLVLVVGVFFFVMMNAQNANSGSGGKMMNFGKSRARLSMDSKVTLKDVAGLQEEKEELEEIINFLKEPGKFTKVGARIPKGVLLEGAPGTGKTLLAKAIAGEANVPFFSISGSDFVEMFVGVGASRVRDLFADAKKHSPCIVFIDEIDAVARRRGTGMGGGHDEREQTLNQLLVEMDGFGANEGIIVMAATNRVDILDPAILRPGRFDRKITVSPPDVKGRNEILKVHSKNKPLSEDVNLEQIAQTTAGFTGADLENLMNEAAINAAMDNRAFVKQDDIKKSFIKVGIGSEKRSRVISDKEKRITAYHEAGHAILFHVLPDVGPVYTVSIIPTGLGAAGYTMPLPEKDEMFLTKGKMMQDIMVSLGGRIAEEIIFDDITTGASSDIKKATKVARKMVTRYGMSDNIGVINYDDDDDEVFIGRDLAHAKNHSELVSGEIDKEVKEIIISCYQKAKAIIVENLSVLHKCADLLLEKEKISRDEFEALFHIQTSVAEELTAE encoded by the coding sequence ATGCCGGATAGGCGGACGGATGCGGACAGGAGGTTGATTTTGAATAATAAGAAGAATTTAAATACGTATTTTTTAGTTATCTTAAGTCTTCTCTTCCTCGCGGCATGGATGTTCAGAAGTTTGAACGGACAAGAGACCGATTATACCAGAGGAGAGATGACAAAGGATTTGGAAGCGGGATCGGTGCTTGAGGCGGTGATTCAGCCTAATAAGGAAACTCCTACCGGAATTGTCAGAGTTGCGCTTAACAGCGGAGAGGAAAAGACGTTATACGCTACGGACGTAAATGAAATAGAAAAAGAACTGGTATCCTATGGGCTGGACCCGGAGGTGAAGGATATTCCGAGGGAAAATTGGTTTATGACGAGTATGTTCCCTCTGCTGCTCGTGCTGGTAGTGGGTGTTTTCTTTTTTGTCATGATGAACGCGCAGAACGCTAACAGCGGCAGCGGCGGCAAGATGATGAATTTCGGAAAGAGCCGCGCCAGACTTTCTATGGACAGTAAGGTCACGCTTAAGGATGTGGCCGGGCTTCAGGAGGAGAAAGAAGAGCTGGAAGAAATCATTAATTTCTTAAAGGAGCCGGGCAAGTTCACAAAGGTAGGAGCAAGGATTCCCAAGGGCGTGCTATTGGAGGGTGCTCCGGGAACCGGTAAGACCTTGCTTGCAAAAGCTATTGCAGGAGAAGCTAACGTGCCGTTTTTCAGCATTTCGGGTTCTGACTTCGTAGAAATGTTCGTCGGTGTAGGTGCTTCCAGAGTGCGTGACTTGTTCGCGGATGCTAAGAAGCATTCTCCATGTATCGTATTTATCGATGAAATCGATGCCGTAGCGAGACGACGCGGTACCGGTATGGGCGGCGGTCATGATGAAAGGGAGCAGACACTCAATCAGCTGCTGGTGGAAATGGACGGCTTTGGCGCCAATGAAGGTATTATTGTCATGGCGGCCACAAACCGCGTAGATATTCTAGATCCGGCTATTTTAAGACCCGGACGTTTCGATAGAAAGATTACGGTAAGCCCACCCGATGTGAAGGGAAGAAATGAGATCTTAAAGGTACATTCCAAAAACAAGCCTCTTTCCGAGGACGTCAATCTGGAGCAGATCGCGCAGACTACGGCAGGTTTTACCGGTGCGGATCTGGAAAACCTTATGAACGAGGCGGCTATCAATGCGGCGATGGATAACCGTGCTTTCGTAAAGCAGGACGACATTAAGAAATCCTTTATTAAGGTGGGCATCGGCTCGGAGAAACGAAGCCGTGTCATTTCGGATAAAGAGAAAAGGATTACCGCATATCACGAGGCGGGCCATGCGATTTTATTCCATGTACTTCCGGATGTGGGACCGGTATACACGGTATCCATCATCCCTACAGGCTTAGGCGCGGCCGGCTACACAATGCCTTTGCCGGAAAAAGACGAGATGTTCCTGACCAAAGGAAAAATGATGCAGGATATTATGGTATCCCTGGGCGGCCGGATAGCTGAAGAGATTATTTTCGATGATATTACTACGGGAGCTTCCAGCGATATTAAAAAGGCCACTAAGGTCGCGAGAAAAATGGTGACCCGATACGGCATGTCGGACAATATCGGCGTAATAAATTATGACGACGACGATGACGAAGTATTTATCGGGCGGGATCTGGCACATGCGAAGAATCATAGTGAGCTTGTTTCAGGTGAAATCGACAAAGAAGTAAAGGAAATCATCATCAGCTGTTATCAGAAGGCGAAGGCGATTATTGTGGAGAATCTGAGTGTTCTCCATAAGTGTGCAGATCTGCTTTTGGAAAAGGAGAAGATTTCCAGAGATGAGTTCGAAGCGCTGTTTCATATACAGACTTCTGTAGCAGAGGAACTTACCGCAGAATAG
- a CDS encoding HU family DNA-binding protein — protein MNKTELVAAMADQAGLSKKDAEKALKAFTDVVADELKKDGKVQLVGFGTFEVSKRAAREGRNPQSGEVMKIAASKAPKFKAGKALKDSVNA, from the coding sequence ATGAACAAAACAGAATTGGTTGCAGCTATGGCTGATCAGGCTGGATTATCCAAAAAAGACGCAGAGAAGGCTTTAAAGGCTTTTACGGATGTAGTAGCAGACGAATTAAAGAAAGACGGTAAAGTGCAGTTAGTAGGCTTCGGTACGTTTGAAGTTTCCAAGAGAGCAGCAAGAGAAGGTAGAAATCCTCAGAGCGGCGAAGTTATGAAAATTGCAGCTTCCAAGGCTCCTAAATTCAAAGCAGGAAAAGCTTTAAAGGATAGTGTTAACGCATAA
- the yabP gene encoding sporulation protein YabP: MEDLNTAKQRTHKLMLTNRRTCTISGVSDVLSFDIKEVLLETDQGMLMIKGGDLHVSRLTLDKGEVDIDGKIDSLTYSEVTGYGGKGESLFSRLFK, translated from the coding sequence ATGGAGGATTTAAATACTGCGAAGCAGCGTACACATAAATTGATGCTTACAAATAGGAGGACATGTACTATCAGTGGCGTAAGCGACGTGCTGTCCTTCGATATCAAAGAGGTACTTTTGGAGACCGACCAGGGGATGCTGATGATCAAGGGCGGGGATCTGCATGTCAGCCGGCTGACGCTGGATAAGGGAGAGGTGGATATCGATGGTAAGATTGACAGCTTAACCTATTCGGAGGTAACGGGTTACGGCGGCAAGGGAGAATCCCTTTTTTCAAGGCTGTTTAAATAG
- a CDS encoding septum formation initiator family protein — translation MARRAAYRKRNQNKFGMFLVTTVVVMMLVVVAINSIELKQKIAIYEVREQVLTEQLADEQKRTEEIAEYEKYTQTKKYIEEVAKDKLGLVHEGEIIFKDDE, via the coding sequence ATGGCGAGACGGGCAGCTTACCGTAAGAGAAATCAGAATAAGTTCGGCATGTTTCTGGTTACAACGGTAGTCGTTATGATGCTGGTTGTGGTAGCTATAAACAGCATTGAGCTGAAACAGAAGATTGCCATATACGAGGTGAGGGAGCAGGTGCTTACCGAGCAGCTTGCCGATGAGCAGAAGCGGACTGAGGAAATTGCTGAATACGAGAAATATACCCAGACCAAAAAGTACATAGAGGAAGTGGCAAAGGATAAACTTGGCCTTGTACACGAAGGCGAGATTATTTTTAAGGATGATGAATAA
- a CDS encoding MazG family protein produces MDRQYSMEDFIRIVETLRSEEGCPWDRVQTHASLKPCMMEEAAELVASIRIYDKTGDVENMREELGDILLQVVMHSQIAKEENLFALEDVIDEISRKMIRRHPHVFGESGTKDEESIRSSWDEIKKKEKEGRTWIESPLREIPMELPALTRASKVLKKVDKLYGAGNTYASSVNALEEAVKKMAQCRPEEEGGEAEKIIGDMLINICDIARQFNTSGE; encoded by the coding sequence ATGGACAGACAATATTCTATGGAAGATTTTATCCGGATAGTGGAGACTTTGAGAAGCGAAGAGGGATGCCCTTGGGATAGAGTGCAGACCCACGCAAGCTTAAAGCCTTGTATGATGGAGGAGGCAGCGGAGCTCGTTGCCTCCATCCGTATTTATGATAAGACCGGCGATGTGGAAAATATGCGGGAGGAATTAGGAGATATTCTCCTGCAGGTAGTAATGCATTCACAGATAGCCAAGGAGGAAAACCTCTTTGCGCTTGAGGATGTCATTGATGAAATAAGCCGTAAGATGATAAGGAGACATCCCCACGTCTTCGGAGAGAGCGGGACGAAGGATGAGGAAAGCATCCGCAGCAGCTGGGATGAGATAAAGAAGAAAGAAAAAGAGGGCAGGACGTGGATAGAGTCCCCGTTACGTGAGATTCCTATGGAACTCCCCGCGCTTACGCGGGCTTCAAAGGTGTTGAAAAAGGTGGACAAGCTATACGGAGCGGGAAACACTTATGCTTCAAGCGTAAATGCATTGGAGGAGGCCGTTAAAAAAATGGCACAATGCCGCCCTGAGGAAGAAGGCGGCGAGGCGGAGAAAATAATCGGTGATATGCTCATAAATATATGTGATATAGCGAGGCAATTCAACACATCGGGGGAATAG
- a CDS encoding SpoIIE family protein phosphatase, whose amino-acid sequence MKIIVEGCGVKKQLVNGEAPFDSVLPEYGKRKLLMYADSFRDLANTFTDMQKEEEDEQALVDDRQEFLWKRRLVENRDLMADHLNEMAQIMTQVAEEAYKPVHISDRKIKQLAHALKEEDVLLKDICMLEKEDGRKELNIVMRALKGTAPGVDEVGNLLSVLLNCRLMPAKNCSIFVGKEWDSYQYMDEPKFHVLTGVAKAVKETESVSGDNYAFVEEKEGSLTAILSDGMGSGEKACKDSEFVVDLIEKFLEAGFCKETAVQMINGSLIAVGEAQNMSTLDLCQIDLYTGVCEFIKIGSAPSYIKREHLVDQISARNLPLGVFYEMDMETTRRRLVDGDYIIMLSDGITDALAQGIGEDILPEVIGKAALKNPGEMANYILNFCLHQSKGRIRDDMTVMVTGIWENC is encoded by the coding sequence GTGAAGATTATAGTGGAGGGATGCGGAGTGAAGAAACAGCTTGTGAACGGGGAGGCGCCCTTTGACAGCGTATTGCCGGAATATGGAAAAAGGAAACTTTTAATGTATGCAGATTCTTTTCGGGATTTGGCGAATACATTTACCGATATGCAAAAAGAGGAAGAGGACGAGCAGGCACTGGTAGATGACAGGCAGGAGTTCTTGTGGAAAAGGAGGCTTGTGGAAAACCGCGATCTGATGGCGGATCATTTAAATGAAATGGCTCAGATTATGACGCAAGTGGCAGAAGAGGCTTACAAGCCGGTACATATAAGCGATCGTAAGATCAAGCAACTGGCTCATGCACTGAAAGAAGAAGATGTGCTGTTAAAGGATATTTGTATGCTGGAAAAGGAGGATGGGCGCAAGGAACTGAACATTGTCATGCGTGCCCTGAAAGGAACGGCTCCCGGCGTGGACGAGGTGGGAAACCTTCTGTCCGTACTGTTAAACTGTCGGCTTATGCCGGCAAAAAACTGTTCTATTTTCGTGGGAAAGGAATGGGACAGCTATCAATATATGGATGAACCGAAGTTCCATGTGCTTACCGGAGTGGCGAAGGCGGTAAAGGAGACGGAGAGCGTATCCGGAGATAATTACGCCTTTGTAGAGGAAAAGGAAGGAAGCCTGACCGCAATTCTGTCTGACGGAATGGGGTCCGGCGAAAAAGCATGCAAGGACAGCGAATTTGTAGTGGATTTAATTGAGAAATTTTTAGAGGCTGGATTTTGCAAGGAGACTGCTGTGCAGATGATCAACGGTTCCCTTATCGCGGTAGGCGAGGCACAGAATATGTCCACACTGGATTTGTGTCAGATCGACTTATATACTGGCGTATGTGAATTCATCAAGATAGGCTCTGCACCTTCTTATATCAAAAGGGAACACTTGGTGGACCAAATATCGGCGAGAAATCTTCCGCTTGGAGTTTTCTATGAAATGGATATGGAGACGACGAGGCGCAGACTGGTGGACGGAGATTATATCATCATGCTCTCGGACGGCATAACGGATGCGCTCGCACAGGGAATCGGCGAAGATATTTTACCTGAGGTCATCGGAAAGGCCGCGTTAAAAAACCCGGGAGAAATGGCAAATTATATACTGAACTTTTGTCTGCATCAAAGCAAAGGAAGGATTCGGGACGATATGACAGTGATGGTGACAGGGATATGGGAGAATTGTTGA
- the hpt gene encoding hypoxanthine phosphoribosyltransferase — translation MSEKVRVMLSEEAVDKKIQEIGEQISRDYEGKQVHLVCVLKGGSFFMCELAKRITVPVSLDFMSVSSYGSETKSSGVVRIVKDLDEPLKDKDVLVVEDIIDSGRTLSYLLEMLRDRGPKSLKLCTLLDKPERRVVDVHVDYTCFQIPDEFVVGYGLDYDQRYRNLPYIGVVEFEDEEVID, via the coding sequence ATGTCAGAGAAAGTAAGAGTTATGCTATCCGAGGAAGCGGTAGATAAAAAAATCCAGGAAATTGGCGAGCAGATCAGCAGGGATTATGAAGGAAAGCAGGTTCACCTTGTTTGCGTTTTGAAGGGCGGCAGCTTCTTCATGTGTGAATTAGCCAAGAGGATCACTGTTCCCGTATCTTTGGACTTCATGTCCGTATCCAGCTACGGAAGTGAGACGAAATCCAGCGGTGTCGTCAGAATTGTGAAGGATTTGGACGAGCCCCTGAAGGACAAGGATGTGCTCGTGGTGGAGGATATTATCGATTCGGGCAGAACGCTCAGCTATCTGCTTGAGATGCTCAGGGACAGAGGTCCTAAGAGCCTGAAGCTCTGTACGCTGTTAGACAAGCCGGAGCGGAGGGTCGTGGATGTTCATGTGGATTATACCTGTTTCCAGATTCCCGATGAATTCGTAGTGGGCTATGGTCTGGATTATGACCAGAGATATAGGAATCTTCCATATATCGGCGTTGTGGAGTTTGAAGATGAAGAAGTAATAGATTAA
- a CDS encoding PEGA domain-containing protein, with product MRGNFGKRTGKGRPIVFTAAVLLILTAGMVAAGGIPIEGKVGMAHEATDESYDSGFVIAKPGSYDSADTAVIRKLDLESGSITFMNIETGKDYTLTYDGTTVITDKYGGALAMTQMKSGDIVDVTFLKAKKKLAQMNLSANAWIFENVEKYDFDTINRSAAIGGSVYSLRNDVVVTSEDKEAQFEDIVKGDIVTISGVGNTVYSVLVEQGHGYLRLSDDEYLKDGWIEVGQSVICQIAEDMLLAVPEGTYDVHLTAAGIDETKKVTIYRNQEVTLDVSDVKAQAPKTGKIIFAVTPSEATVYIDGSEVDITGPVELEYGVHQMIAKADGYETVTQYIKMGQELASISVTLEEGEAEETDDSSSVSSNELTSSYRVYIDSPSDVEVYLDGIYVGMSPVNFKKEAGTHTITFRKTGYVTKSYTVQIDDEEKDVTYSFTDLVKEDGTGTTVSSNSSSSSTVSGNSVSDNSVSGN from the coding sequence ATGCGCGGTAATTTTGGAAAGAGGACTGGAAAGGGCAGGCCGATTGTTTTTACGGCGGCGGTGCTTTTGATATTGACTGCGGGCATGGTTGCGGCAGGAGGTATTCCCATCGAAGGTAAGGTAGGTATGGCGCATGAAGCCACGGATGAAAGCTATGATTCAGGATTTGTCATTGCGAAGCCCGGAAGCTATGATTCAGCGGATACGGCTGTCATAAGGAAGCTGGACTTAGAAAGTGGCAGCATTACCTTTATGAATATAGAGACGGGAAAGGATTACACGCTTACCTATGACGGAACCACCGTTATTACGGATAAGTACGGCGGCGCGCTGGCGATGACTCAGATGAAGAGCGGAGATATCGTAGATGTGACCTTTTTGAAAGCAAAGAAGAAGCTGGCGCAGATGAATTTGTCCGCAAATGCATGGATTTTCGAAAATGTAGAGAAGTATGATTTTGATACCATAAATAGAAGTGCGGCAATCGGCGGCAGTGTTTATAGCCTGAGAAATGACGTAGTGGTTACCTCTGAAGATAAAGAAGCTCAATTCGAGGATATTGTAAAGGGAGATATTGTAACAATAAGCGGCGTAGGCAATACGGTGTACAGCGTATTGGTGGAGCAGGGGCATGGTTATCTGCGCCTCAGTGACGATGAATATCTAAAGGACGGGTGGATAGAGGTAGGTCAGAGCGTCATCTGTCAGATTGCGGAGGATATGCTTCTGGCAGTGCCGGAGGGAACCTATGACGTGCATCTGACAGCAGCGGGTATCGATGAGACGAAAAAGGTTACTATTTATAGAAATCAAGAGGTTACCTTAGATGTCAGCGACGTAAAGGCACAAGCGCCTAAAACCGGTAAGATCATCTTCGCCGTAACCCCCAGTGAGGCCACTGTTTACATCGATGGCAGTGAGGTGGATATCACCGGGCCGGTAGAACTGGAGTATGGTGTACATCAGATGATTGCCAAGGCGGACGGCTATGAGACGGTTACCCAGTATATTAAAATGGGTCAGGAATTAGCCAGCATAAGCGTCACCTTAGAGGAGGGAGAAGCGGAGGAAACAGATGACTCTTCCAGCGTATCCTCCAATGAACTGACCAGCTCATACAGAGTATATATCGATTCGCCTTCCGATGTGGAAGTATATCTGGATGGCATTTATGTAGGAATGTCACCTGTTAACTTCAAGAAAGAGGCGGGTACCCATACGATAACCTTCAGAAAGACCGGATATGTAACAAAGAGCTATACGGTTCAGATTGATGATGAGGAGAAGGACGTGACCTATTCCTTTACGGACTTAGTGAAGGAGGATGGCACCGGCACGACAGTGAGCAGCAATAGCTCCTCCAGCAGTACGGTAAGCGGTAATTCCGTAAGTGATAACTCTGTAAGCGGCAATTAA
- a CDS encoding RNA-binding S4 domain-containing protein, producing the protein MRLDKYLKVSRLIKRRTVANEACDAGRVLINDRPAKASSNVKQGDVITIQFGNKDVKVEVLDVQETVKKDEAKELFRYI; encoded by the coding sequence ATGCGTCTGGATAAATATTTAAAGGTTTCGCGCCTTATCAAGAGGCGTACAGTAGCGAACGAAGCGTGTGATGCCGGAAGGGTGCTGATCAACGACAGGCCGGCAAAGGCCTCCTCCAATGTGAAGCAAGGGGATGTCATTACGATTCAGTTCGGCAACAAGGATGTAAAGGTGGAAGTGCTGGACGTACAGGAAACCGTGAAAAAAGATGAAGCGAAGGAATTGTTTCGGTATATTTAA
- a CDS encoding CotS family spore coat protein — protein MNDRAVGVLENYDIDVLRTWKGRGAILCDSDKGLLILKEYAGPRDKIFFQDALLNFIKKQGFNMVESILKSKDGELIVYDQDKVPYILKTYFDGRECNIRDTKECIQAVKTLALLHNASNISGFQGSYEDVGFKIDKEYEKHNKELRKVRKFLREKSQKTNFEIFLLKHYDYFFDLALQVTEEVRFYLRETASGQEKSSCVICHGDYQYHNILVPSGNAAWNNDEQTFAVINFEKCIKDSPVRDLYLFMRKLLEKSDWSKELGITLLEAYSGERAMSPVDYTHLYYRFIYPEKFWKIVNFYYNSGKAWIPGRNLEKLEKLLEQEQAKISFLENYKSTYACFSFEAD, from the coding sequence GTGAATGACAGGGCAGTCGGCGTGCTTGAAAATTATGATATAGACGTGCTTCGAACGTGGAAAGGAAGAGGAGCGATTTTATGCGACTCCGACAAGGGTCTGCTTATTTTAAAGGAATATGCAGGCCCCAGGGATAAGATATTTTTTCAGGATGCGCTGCTTAATTTCATAAAAAAGCAGGGTTTTAATATGGTAGAGTCCATTCTGAAGTCTAAGGACGGGGAGCTGATCGTATACGATCAGGATAAGGTGCCATACATATTAAAGACCTACTTTGACGGCAGGGAATGTAACATTCGTGACACCAAGGAATGTATACAAGCTGTAAAAACATTGGCCCTCCTTCATAATGCCTCCAATATATCCGGTTTTCAGGGAAGCTACGAGGATGTAGGTTTTAAAATTGATAAGGAATATGAGAAGCATAATAAAGAATTGCGCAAGGTAAGAAAATTTCTTAGGGAGAAAAGCCAGAAGACCAACTTCGAAATATTTCTGTTAAAGCATTACGACTATTTCTTCGACCTTGCACTTCAGGTAACGGAAGAGGTTCGATTTTATTTGAGGGAAACGGCTTCCGGACAGGAGAAAAGTTCCTGCGTCATATGCCACGGCGACTACCAGTATCATAATATCCTTGTACCCTCCGGCAATGCTGCATGGAATAACGACGAGCAGACCTTCGCAGTCATCAACTTCGAGAAATGTATTAAAGATAGCCCTGTGCGGGATCTGTACCTTTTTATGCGTAAGCTGTTAGAAAAGAGCGACTGGTCGAAGGAGCTTGGAATAACTTTACTGGAGGCGTACAGCGGCGAGAGAGCTATGTCGCCTGTGGATTATACCCATCTGTATTACCGCTTCATATATCCTGAGAAATTCTGGAAGATCGTGAATTTCTATTATAATTCGGGAAAGGCATGGATTCCGGGGCGCAATCTGGAAAAGCTGGAGAAGCTTTTGGAGCAGGAGCAAGCTAAAATCAGTTTCCTGGAAAATTATAAAAGTACTTACGCATGCTTTTCTTTTGAGGCAGATTAG
- the tilS gene encoding tRNA lysidine(34) synthetase TilS yields the protein MNERIFSKVKAYIEKYRMIVSGDTVVLGVSGGADSVCLLLMLCELAKEMPLKLIVVHVNHGIREEGKRDAAYVEELCKERNLPFFLIEEDVKELAKDEKLSEEEAGRMVRYRAFAHILEENVKNETMSGKIAVAHNAGDRVETMLFHLFRGTGLSGVSGIKPVRGNIIRPLLCLEREEIEEYLNENQVSFCIDHTNLEDTYTRNRIRNYILPFAEKEICSGAAAHMWEAADMLLETEEYIKKQALEVYNECLAKEDESCRTQPLKIVLQADRLASKEPFMQKQVLLKALEELTESRKDITSVHVEEIRKLLDKQGSKQISLPYGLTAMKEYDRLILFDGNLQRSLSQGQKEIEAVPVSIPGCIFVPGLGMVEFSLFSHEKTQIIPEKSYTKWFDYDRITRSLLFRTRETGDYLTINEGLSRKTLKDYMIGEKIPKNKRGELYVLADGSHILWVPGHRISQYYKVTEYTKCILQVTVQPSAS from the coding sequence ATGAACGAAAGAATTTTTTCGAAGGTAAAAGCATATATAGAAAAATATCGGATGATAGTGTCGGGTGATACCGTTGTTCTGGGGGTATCGGGCGGCGCTGATTCCGTATGCCTTTTGCTGATGCTTTGTGAATTGGCGAAGGAGATGCCCTTGAAGCTTATCGTCGTACATGTGAACCATGGCATACGCGAAGAGGGAAAAAGGGATGCAGCATATGTGGAAGAGTTGTGTAAAGAGCGGAACCTGCCGTTTTTTCTCATCGAAGAGGATGTGAAGGAGCTTGCGAAAGACGAAAAGCTTTCGGAGGAAGAAGCCGGACGCATGGTGCGTTATAGAGCCTTTGCACATATTCTGGAAGAAAATGTAAAAAACGAAACTATGAGCGGCAAAATTGCTGTTGCGCACAATGCGGGCGATAGAGTAGAAACGATGCTGTTTCACTTATTTCGCGGAACGGGCCTTTCAGGAGTAAGCGGAATAAAACCGGTGAGAGGAAATATCATTCGTCCTTTATTGTGTTTGGAGAGGGAAGAAATTGAGGAATACTTGAATGAAAATCAAGTTTCCTTTTGCATAGACCATACGAACTTGGAAGATACTTATACAAGAAACCGGATTCGCAATTATATTCTTCCTTTTGCGGAGAAGGAAATATGCAGCGGAGCGGCCGCGCACATGTGGGAAGCTGCCGATATGCTTCTGGAAACAGAAGAATATATTAAAAAGCAGGCTCTAGAGGTATACAACGAATGTCTGGCTAAGGAGGATGAATCTTGCAGGACGCAGCCTTTGAAAATCGTACTTCAGGCGGACAGGCTCGCCTCGAAGGAGCCTTTTATGCAAAAGCAGGTGCTGTTAAAAGCTCTGGAGGAGCTTACGGAAAGCAGAAAGGATATCACATCTGTCCATGTAGAAGAAATAAGAAAGCTGCTGGATAAACAGGGAAGCAAGCAGATATCTTTACCTTACGGGCTGACGGCGATGAAGGAATATGACCGTCTGATACTATTCGATGGAAACCTCCAAAGAAGTCTGTCTCAGGGGCAAAAGGAGATAGAAGCTGTGCCGGTTTCCATTCCCGGATGTATATTCGTTCCAGGACTTGGAATGGTAGAATTTTCCTTATTTTCCCATGAAAAAACTCAAATTATTCCCGAAAAATCATATACGAAATGGTTTGATTATGATAGAATAACTAGGTCTTTACTGTTTCGAACGCGAGAAACCGGAGATTATCTTACCATTAACGAAGGTTTATCGAGAAAAACTTTAAAAGATTATATGATAGGAGAAAAAATTCCGAAAAACAAAAGAGGGGAACTTTATGTATTAGCGGACGGCAGTCATATCTTATGGGTGCCGGGGCATCGCATCAGTCAATATTATAAAGTGACAGAATATACAAAATGTATCTTGCAGGTCACTGTTCAGCCTTCGGCTTCATAG